The Nicotiana tabacum cultivar K326 chromosome 1, ASM71507v2, whole genome shotgun sequence genome segment AGGATAAGATTCCATGAATCATTTCTACCTACTAGTGTGGGCTGTGATGGACAAGGAAACAAGCAGGACTTGGAGTTGGTTCATGGAGATGTTGAAGTTGTCTTTGGAGCTTAAAACTGGTGCAAGAATCACATTCATATCAGATATGCAAAAGGCAAATAGtttttgattctttgtttttGATTCACTCTTTGATTTCTTTGATTTTATGTTTCTAATAGTCTATTCACTCTTTGATTTCTTTGATTCTCTGTTTTTGATTCACTTCACAGGGTTTGTTGGATGTTGTTATCCCAGTACTTCCTGAGGCTAACCGCAGGTATTGTGTGAGACATATTGAGGCCAATTGGTGCAAAAAATGGAGAAATGATGAAATGAGAAAGTTGTTATGGTGGGGTGTGCATGGAGTTCATATGATGAGGAGTTTAAAGACCAATTGAAAAAATTAGGTGATCTGTCAGAAGATGTTGCAAAGGATATCTTAAAGTATCCCCCAAGGGCATGGAGCAGGGCTTATCTTGACACTAAATGTAAGAATATGATAGTTGATAACAACTTCACTGAATTTTTTAATGCCTGGATTCTTGAGGCTAGAGGAAAACCAATTATCAAAATGTTGGAGGACATAAGAGTGAAAGTGATGGTGTTGTTAGGAGACAATGAGGTAAGGTGAGTAGTTGGAATGCAGAATATAGTCCAGCTTGCTTGAAGTTGTATAGTGATTGGAGGGCCATAACACATGTCTGTAAAGTCATATTCAATGGAGATTGGGGATATGAAGTGTCTGAAGGAATTGATAGACACACTGTTAATCTACAACAGAGAAGGTGTACATGTAGGTTATGGGATTTATCTGGCATTCCTTGTCCTCATGCAATAAAGGTAATGATGCATAAGAGAGTAGAGCCTGATGGTGAAATCCATTGGTGGTATAGTAAAGAAGCATACTTGCTAACATATAAGGAAAAACTTCAGCTTGTTAAGGGTCGGCAGTTCTGGAAAGTTGAACCTTCACAAGCCATGTTACCTCCTGATACTGTGAAGCAAGTTGGTAGACCCAAAGTGAAAAGAAATAGGGAACTAGATGAGGCAAGAAAAAGGATAGGGCAGTGGAGTCAATCAAGGAAGGGGACACAGATGACATGTAGTAATTGTGGCGAGCCAAACCACAATGCAAGGGGTTGTTACAAGGTAAAAGTTTTTCATATTGTTTGAATCTATAACAATACTACTTAAATTGacttcatttttttttacttgttaATAGCCTAAGGCTGCTGGAAACAATTCTCAATCTAGTACAAGAACTGGTGCAAGCGGCAGTCAAACTCAA includes the following:
- the LOC107774829 gene encoding uncharacterized protein LOC107774829, which gives rise to MMHKRVEPDGEIHWWYSKEAYLLTYKEKLQLVKGRQFWKVEPSQAMLPPDTVKQVGRPKVKRNRELDEARKRIGQWSQSRKGTQMTCSNCGEPNHNARGCYKPKAAGNNSQSSTRTGASGSQTQKSSAMDSDQESQIDVAPVVVTQEFTPYGPEVDNEKILHLGQ